From one Streptomyces sp. ICC1 genomic stretch:
- a CDS encoding ABC-F family ATP-binding cassette domain-containing protein — protein MAVNLVNVEAVSKVYGTRTLLDGISLGVSEGDRIGVVGRNGDGKTTLIRMLAKLEEPDTGRVTQSGGLRMGVLTQHDSLDPKATVRHEIIGDMADHEWAGNSKIRDVLTGLFGGLDLPGFGQGLDTVIGPLSGGERRRIALAQLLIADQDLLVLDEPTNHLDVEGISWLAKHLQERRSALVCVTHDRWFLDQVCTRMWDVQRGEVHEYEGGYSDYVFSRAERDRIAATEESKRQNLMRKELAWLRRGAPARTSKPRYRIEAANELIADVPPPRDKSELMKFANARLGKTVFDLEDVTVQAGPKTLLKHLTWHLGPGDRVGLVGVNGAGKTSLLRALGEAARTQGEVQPAAGTVTVGKTVKLAYLSQEVGELDPSLRVLEAVQRVRDRVDLGQGREMTAGQLCEQFGFTKEKQWTPVGDLSGGERRRLQILRLLMDEPNVLFLDEPTNDLDIETLTQLEDLLDGWPGSMIVISHDRFFIERTTDTVMALLGDASLRMLPRGLDEYLERRRKMIDAAAPAPAPAAAGKSSASGDARAAKKELQKIERQLNKMSDRETSLHAQIAENSTDFDKVAKLDAELRELISNRDELEMRWLELAEEA, from the coding sequence ATGGCCGTCAACCTGGTCAATGTCGAGGCAGTCAGCAAGGTGTACGGCACCCGTACCCTGCTCGACGGCATCTCCCTCGGCGTATCCGAGGGGGACCGGATCGGTGTCGTCGGCCGCAACGGCGATGGCAAGACCACCCTCATCCGCATGCTCGCGAAACTGGAGGAACCCGACACCGGCCGGGTCACCCAGTCGGGAGGCCTGCGGATGGGCGTGCTCACCCAGCACGACTCCCTGGACCCCAAGGCCACCGTCCGGCACGAGATCATCGGAGACATGGCCGACCACGAGTGGGCCGGCAACTCCAAGATCCGCGACGTCCTGACCGGACTCTTCGGCGGCCTCGACCTGCCCGGCTTCGGACAGGGCCTCGACACCGTCATCGGCCCGCTCTCCGGCGGCGAGCGCCGGCGCATCGCGCTCGCCCAGCTGCTCATCGCCGACCAGGACCTCCTCGTACTCGACGAGCCCACCAACCACCTCGACGTCGAGGGCATCTCCTGGCTGGCCAAGCACCTCCAGGAGCGCCGCTCCGCGCTCGTCTGCGTCACGCACGACCGGTGGTTCCTGGACCAGGTCTGCACCCGCATGTGGGACGTCCAGCGCGGCGAAGTCCACGAGTACGAGGGCGGCTACAGCGACTACGTCTTCTCCCGCGCCGAGCGCGACCGCATCGCCGCGACGGAGGAGTCCAAGCGGCAGAACCTGATGCGCAAGGAGCTCGCCTGGCTGCGCCGCGGCGCCCCGGCCCGGACCTCCAAGCCCCGCTACCGCATCGAGGCCGCCAACGAGCTGATCGCCGACGTGCCGCCGCCGCGCGACAAGTCCGAGCTGATGAAGTTCGCCAACGCCCGCCTCGGCAAGACCGTGTTCGACCTGGAGGACGTGACCGTCCAGGCCGGGCCCAAGACCCTCCTCAAGCACCTCACCTGGCACCTGGGCCCCGGCGACCGCGTCGGCCTCGTGGGCGTCAACGGCGCCGGCAAGACCTCCCTGCTGCGGGCCCTCGGCGAGGCCGCCCGCACCCAGGGCGAGGTCCAGCCGGCCGCCGGCACGGTGACCGTGGGCAAGACCGTCAAGCTGGCCTACCTCTCTCAAGAAGTCGGCGAGCTCGACCCGTCCCTGCGCGTCCTGGAGGCCGTCCAGCGCGTCCGCGACCGGGTCGACCTCGGCCAGGGCCGCGAGATGACGGCAGGCCAGCTGTGCGAGCAGTTCGGCTTCACCAAGGAGAAGCAGTGGACGCCGGTCGGCGACCTCTCCGGCGGCGAGCGGCGCCGGCTGCAGATCCTGCGCCTGCTGATGGACGAACCCAACGTCCTGTTCCTCGACGAGCCCACCAACGACCTCGACATCGAGACCCTGACCCAGCTGGAGGACCTCCTCGACGGCTGGCCCGGCTCGATGATCGTGATCTCGCACGACCGGTTCTTCATCGAGCGCACCACCGACACGGTGATGGCCCTGCTCGGCGACGCGAGCCTGCGGATGCTGCCGCGCGGCCTGGACGAGTACCTGGAGCGCCGCCGCAAGATGATCGACGCGGCCGCCCCGGCGCCCGCGCCGGCCGCCGCGGGCAAGTCCTCGGCCTCCGGGGACGCGCGCGCCGCGAAGAAGGAGCTGCAGAAGATCGAGCGGCAGCTCAACAAGATGTCGGACCGCGAGACCAGCCTGCACGCCCAGATCGCCGAGAACTCCACCGACTTCGACAAGGTCGCCAAGCTCGACGCCGAGCTGCGGGAACTCATCTCGAACCGGGACGAGTTGGAGATGCGCTGGCTGGAGCTCGCCGAGGAGGCGTGA
- a CDS encoding 4-(cytidine 5'-diphospho)-2-C-methyl-D-erythritol kinase translates to MSVTVRVPAKVNVQLAVGAARPDGFHDLANVFLAVSLYDEVTAAPADTLKVTCTGPDADKVPLDRTNLAARAAEILAARSGLTPAVHLHIDKRIPVAGGMAGGSADGAAALLACDALWGLDTPREDLLALCAELGSDVPFSLVGGAALGTGRGEILTPVAAGAFHWVFAVADGGLSTPAVFREFDRLTADTGVPAPQASPALLAALASGDPDALAATLANDLQPAALSLRPRLADTLAAGTDAGALAALVSGSGPTTAFLVRDAESAAKVAAALDASPTCRSTHVATSPAPGATVLSPG, encoded by the coding sequence GTGAGCGTGACGGTACGGGTCCCCGCGAAGGTCAACGTCCAGCTCGCGGTGGGCGCGGCGCGGCCCGACGGCTTCCACGACCTGGCGAACGTCTTCCTGGCCGTGTCGCTGTACGACGAGGTCACCGCGGCGCCCGCCGACACCCTGAAGGTCACCTGCACCGGCCCCGACGCGGACAAGGTCCCCCTGGACCGCACCAACCTCGCCGCCCGGGCCGCCGAGATCCTCGCGGCCCGCAGCGGGCTGACCCCCGCCGTCCACCTCCACATCGACAAGCGCATCCCGGTGGCCGGCGGCATGGCCGGCGGCAGCGCGGACGGCGCCGCCGCCCTCCTGGCCTGTGACGCGCTGTGGGGCCTGGACACCCCGCGCGAGGACCTCCTCGCCCTCTGCGCGGAGCTGGGCAGCGACGTGCCGTTCAGCCTGGTCGGCGGGGCGGCGCTCGGCACCGGCCGCGGCGAGATCCTGACCCCGGTGGCCGCCGGAGCCTTCCACTGGGTGTTCGCCGTCGCCGACGGCGGGCTCTCCACCCCGGCGGTGTTCCGCGAGTTCGACCGCCTCACCGCGGACACCGGGGTCCCCGCCCCGCAGGCCTCCCCGGCGCTGCTCGCGGCCCTGGCCTCCGGCGACCCGGACGCGCTGGCCGCCACCCTGGCCAACGACCTCCAGCCGGCCGCCCTGTCGCTGCGCCCGCGGCTGGCCGACACCCTGGCCGCCGGCACGGACGCCGGAGCCCTGGCCGCCCTGGTCTCCGGCTCGGGCCCGACGACGGCCTTCCTGGTCCGCGACGCCGAGTCCGCGGCGAAGGTGGCGGCGGCCCTCGACGCCTCGCCGACCTGCCGCAGCACCCACGTGGCCACGAGCCCGGCCCCGGGTGCGACGGTACTCAGCCCGGGCTGA
- a CDS encoding PQQ-binding-like beta-propeller repeat protein yields MTEPPQPPNQPPTPSGYGHLPGPPQPGYGYPQQGENPYAQQPQPQPQPQPQPQQPPQQGAPQGPYGQQPPGGYGFPPPPPNMPPGAPGAPGMPPAPPGKPNKKLAVVIAAAVAGVLVLGVGGYFAFVKDDGKVKDQPVAQDSTAPADDKASPSPSVDKGDGSGNGSGDEEDLNAGRKQGEDKVLWFKTSKIDGPGSGVDSKGQWIVGDTVVKTVWKSVSGYGIADGKEKWTLTLPTLICAVTDQTADGKTVVLYKDGESDTATCNQMRMIDLKNGKEGWSKEVPKEGLFDSFSGPELAIAGDTLVVNRVGMSSAFKVSTGDKLFDNKRAEGCQPGDFVALDGKMIAIATCLDADKTVEVMDADLATGKNTWTYKLPKGFQVKAVYSLDPIVLDLGKTEGKERSIVVLGPDGKQRTTVSGEGSFPVGCGGSFDRSLQGCGSSRVDANTLYLSTSVDDNKANEVVAFDLGTGKEKWRTPAGEGRTLTPLKAAGGQLVVYRKAEGERGGEVLTVPAAGGTPTAVLRNPSGPASTVESSFYSPVIDYADGRLFLSASHLLAQNKNEKFLMVFGK; encoded by the coding sequence ATGACCGAGCCGCCCCAGCCGCCGAACCAGCCGCCGACACCTTCCGGTTACGGGCACCTGCCCGGGCCGCCGCAACCGGGCTACGGCTACCCGCAGCAAGGCGAGAACCCGTACGCCCAGCAGCCGCAGCCGCAGCCGCAGCCGCAGCCGCAGCCGCAGCAGCCGCCGCAGCAGGGCGCGCCGCAGGGCCCGTACGGCCAGCAGCCGCCCGGCGGCTACGGCTTCCCGCCGCCGCCCCCGAACATGCCGCCCGGCGCCCCCGGTGCCCCCGGCATGCCGCCGGCGCCGCCCGGCAAGCCGAACAAGAAGCTCGCCGTGGTGATCGCGGCCGCCGTCGCCGGCGTGCTCGTCCTCGGCGTCGGCGGCTACTTCGCCTTCGTCAAGGACGACGGCAAGGTCAAGGACCAGCCCGTGGCGCAGGACTCCACCGCGCCCGCCGACGACAAGGCCTCGCCCTCGCCCTCCGTGGACAAGGGCGACGGCAGCGGCAACGGCAGCGGCGACGAGGAAGACCTCAACGCCGGCCGCAAGCAGGGCGAGGACAAGGTCCTCTGGTTCAAGACCAGCAAGATCGACGGTCCCGGCTCGGGCGTCGACTCCAAGGGGCAGTGGATCGTCGGCGACACCGTCGTCAAGACGGTCTGGAAGTCGGTCTCGGGCTACGGCATCGCGGACGGCAAGGAGAAGTGGACCCTCACCCTCCCCACCCTGATCTGCGCAGTCACCGACCAGACCGCGGACGGCAAGACCGTCGTCCTGTACAAGGACGGCGAGTCCGACACCGCCACCTGCAACCAGATGCGGATGATCGACCTCAAGAACGGCAAGGAGGGGTGGTCGAAGGAGGTCCCGAAGGAAGGACTCTTCGACAGCTTCAGCGGCCCGGAGCTCGCGATCGCGGGGGACACCCTCGTCGTCAACCGGGTGGGCATGAGCAGCGCCTTCAAGGTCAGCACCGGGGACAAGCTCTTCGACAACAAGCGGGCCGAGGGCTGCCAGCCCGGTGACTTCGTCGCGCTCGACGGCAAGATGATCGCCATCGCGACCTGCCTGGACGCGGACAAGACCGTCGAGGTCATGGACGCCGACCTGGCCACCGGAAAGAACACCTGGACCTACAAGCTGCCCAAGGGCTTCCAGGTCAAGGCCGTCTACTCGCTGGACCCGATCGTCCTCGACCTCGGCAAGACCGAGGGCAAGGAGCGCTCCATCGTGGTCCTGGGACCCGACGGCAAGCAGCGCACCACCGTCTCGGGCGAGGGCAGTTTCCCCGTCGGCTGCGGCGGATCCTTCGACCGGTCCCTGCAGGGCTGCGGCTCCTCGCGGGTCGACGCCAACACCCTCTACCTGTCCACCTCGGTCGACGACAACAAGGCGAACGAGGTCGTCGCCTTCGACCTGGGCACCGGCAAGGAGAAGTGGCGCACCCCGGCCGGCGAGGGCCGCACCCTCACCCCGCTCAAGGCGGCGGGCGGCCAACTGGTCGTCTACCGCAAGGCGGAGGGCGAGAGGGGCGGCGAGGTCCTCACCGTCCCGGCCGCCGGCGGCACCCCCACAGCCGTCCTGCGCAACCCCTCCGGCCCCGCGTCCACGGTGGAGAGCTCCTTCTACTCCCCGGTCATCGACTACGCGGACGGCCGGCTCTTCCTCTCGGCCTCCCACCTGCTCGCACAGAACAAGAACGAGAAGTTCCTGATGGTCTTCGGCAAGTGA
- a CDS encoding acyltransferase family protein, with the protein MGASASEIAAATPATRDRYVDLLRVASLGTVIAGHWLMAAVSTGGMGNLLAIVPPLQVLTWALQVMPVFFFVGGFSHALSHRSLARTADGPVYAAFLRARLRRLLRPTLVFVAVWTAAALTAQLLGAGGGNLSGAAFRLVTQPLWFIGIYLAMVALTPPLLALHERHGWAAFAALAAAAAAVDVLRFAGGVPYAEFLNFAFVWLAVHQLGFLRADGRIRRPGALAAAGLAGALALVAYGPYPLSMVGMPGEKVSNMAPPTLALLAHALWLVGAVELLRAPAAAWLARPRVWRAVVSANGVAMTAFLWHLTAMLAVYAAQLGLGIPLPEPAGAAWWAQVPVRFLAAAVLTCVLVAVFRRFEAPGPRAPAADRSQDPAPAPAAGSGPRAAAGTVLCLLGVLGLSVTGLGGLLDGHSATLIALPVTAPAAIAMALGGWLLVERSGTSRRVRLRG; encoded by the coding sequence ATGGGAGCCAGCGCAAGCGAAATCGCCGCCGCCACCCCCGCCACGCGGGACCGGTACGTCGACCTGCTCAGGGTCGCCTCGCTCGGGACCGTCATCGCCGGACACTGGCTGATGGCCGCCGTCAGCACCGGCGGCATGGGAAACCTGCTCGCGATCGTGCCGCCGCTCCAGGTCCTCACCTGGGCGCTGCAGGTCATGCCGGTGTTCTTCTTCGTCGGCGGGTTCTCCCACGCGCTCTCCCACCGCTCCCTCGCCCGCACGGCCGACGGCCCCGTCTACGCCGCCTTCCTGCGGGCCCGGCTCCGACGGCTGCTGCGGCCGACCCTCGTCTTCGTCGCCGTCTGGACCGCCGCCGCCCTCACCGCGCAGCTGCTCGGAGCGGGCGGCGGGAACCTGTCCGGGGCCGCGTTCAGGCTGGTCACGCAGCCCCTGTGGTTCATCGGGATCTACCTCGCGATGGTCGCCCTCACCCCGCCCCTGCTCGCGCTGCACGAGCGGCACGGCTGGGCCGCCTTCGCCGCGCTGGCCGCGGCCGCCGCCGCCGTCGACGTCCTGCGGTTCGCCGGAGGCGTCCCGTACGCGGAGTTCCTCAACTTCGCCTTCGTCTGGCTGGCCGTCCACCAGCTCGGCTTCCTGCGCGCCGACGGCCGCATCCGCCGCCCCGGCGCGCTGGCCGCCGCCGGACTGGCCGGGGCGCTCGCGCTGGTGGCGTACGGGCCGTACCCCCTCTCCATGGTCGGGATGCCCGGCGAGAAGGTCTCCAACATGGCCCCGCCCACCCTCGCCCTGCTCGCCCACGCGCTCTGGCTCGTGGGCGCCGTCGAACTGCTCAGGGCACCCGCCGCCGCGTGGCTGGCCCGGCCCCGCGTCTGGCGCGCCGTGGTCAGCGCCAACGGGGTCGCCATGACCGCCTTCCTCTGGCACCTCACCGCCATGCTCGCCGTCTACGCCGCCCAGCTCGGCCTGGGCATCCCCCTGCCCGAGCCCGCCGGAGCCGCCTGGTGGGCCCAGGTGCCCGTCAGGTTCCTCGCGGCCGCCGTGCTGACCTGCGTACTGGTCGCGGTGTTCCGGCGCTTCGAGGCCCCCGGCCCGCGCGCCCCGGCCGCGGATCGGTCCCAGGATCCGGCCCCGGCCCCCGCCGCGGGTTCCGGACCCCGCGCCGCCGCCGGCACCGTGCTCTGCCTGCTCGGCGTCCTCGGCCTGTCCGTGACCGGTCTCGGCGGACTCCTGGACGGGCACAGCGCCACCCTGATCGCCCTCCCGGTCACCGCGCCCGCCGCGATCGCCATGGCCCTCGGCGGGTGGCTCCTGGTGGAACGGTCCGGCACTTCGCGGAGGGTTAGGCTGAGGGGCTGA
- a CDS encoding resuscitation-promoting factor yields the protein MPPPAGPASGPRTRRRRGAAGAPRDSWRRIVPQALVVAFLAGGTTAFVAADKAVRLTVDGVPQTLHTFADDVDALLAAEGLGVGPHDLVAPARGEALDDGDEIVVRYGRPLRLTLDGEHRDVWTTARTVDGALRQFGIRAEGAHLSAPRTAPVPRTGLALAVRTERSITFMADGRESLVRTNAATVREALDQAGITLRGQDTTSVPPGAFPRDGQTVTVLRITGTREIREERIPYETEKVKDASLFAGTEVVERSGRPGARRVTYSLRTVNGVGQKPRRIAEETVREPVDQLVKVGTKPLPNSVAGADGLDWGALARCESGGRPAATDPSGTYGGLYQFDVRTWQSLGGSGRPQDAPGPEQTYRAKKLYVQRGASPWPHCGRTLYR from the coding sequence GTGCCCCCGCCGGCCGGGCCCGCCAGCGGCCCCCGCACCCGGCGCCGCCGGGGCGCCGCCGGGGCGCCCCGCGACAGCTGGCGCCGGATCGTGCCCCAGGCCCTCGTCGTCGCCTTCCTCGCCGGCGGCACCACCGCCTTCGTCGCCGCCGACAAGGCCGTACGCCTCACCGTGGACGGGGTCCCGCAGACCCTGCACACCTTCGCCGACGACGTCGACGCACTGCTCGCCGCCGAAGGCCTCGGCGTCGGCCCCCACGACCTCGTCGCCCCGGCCAGGGGAGAGGCGCTCGACGACGGCGACGAGATCGTCGTCCGCTACGGCCGCCCGCTGCGCCTGACCCTCGACGGAGAGCACCGCGACGTGTGGACCACGGCCCGCACCGTGGACGGCGCGCTGCGCCAGTTCGGCATCCGCGCCGAGGGCGCCCACCTCTCCGCCCCCCGCACCGCCCCCGTCCCGCGCACCGGCCTCGCCCTCGCCGTCCGCACCGAACGCAGCATCACCTTCATGGCAGACGGCCGCGAGAGCCTCGTCCGCACCAACGCCGCCACCGTCCGCGAAGCCCTCGACCAGGCCGGGATCACGCTCCGCGGCCAGGACACCACCTCCGTGCCCCCCGGCGCCTTCCCGCGCGACGGCCAGACCGTCACCGTCCTGCGCATCACCGGCACCCGCGAGATCCGCGAGGAGCGCATCCCGTACGAGACCGAGAAGGTCAAGGACGCCTCCCTCTTCGCCGGCACCGAGGTCGTGGAGCGCTCCGGGCGCCCGGGGGCCCGCCGGGTCACCTACAGCCTGCGCACCGTCAACGGGGTCGGGCAAAAGCCCCGCCGCATCGCCGAGGAGACCGTCCGCGAACCCGTCGACCAGCTCGTCAAGGTGGGCACCAAGCCGCTGCCGAACTCCGTCGCCGGCGCCGACGGCCTGGACTGGGGCGCGCTGGCCCGCTGCGAATCCGGCGGGCGGCCCGCCGCCACCGACCCCTCGGGGACCTACGGGGGCCTCTACCAGTTCGACGTACGGACCTGGCAGTCCCTCGGCGGCAGCGGCCGCCCGCAGGACGCGCCGGGCCCGGAACAGACGTACCGCGCCAAGAAGCTCTACGTGCAGCGGGGGGCGAGTCCGTGGCCGCACTGCGGCCGTACCCTTTATCGGTGA
- the rsmA gene encoding 16S rRNA (adenine(1518)-N(6)/adenine(1519)-N(6))-dimethyltransferase RsmA, with protein MRELAAVLGVKPTKQKGQNFVIDANTVRRIVRTAEVRPDDVVVEVGPGLGSLTLALLEAADRVVAVEIDDILAAALPATIEARMPRRKDRFALVHSDAMLVTELPGPAPTALVANLPYNVAVPVLLTMLDRFPSIERTLVMVQAEVADRLAAKPGNKVYGVPSVKANWYADVKRAGSIGRNVFWPAPNVDSGLVSLVRRAEPVKTTASKAEVFAVVDAAFAQRRKTLRAALSGWAGSAPGAEAALVAAGISPQARGESLTVEEFAAIAEHKPAPLRPAL; from the coding sequence ATCCGGGAGCTGGCCGCCGTACTCGGCGTGAAGCCGACGAAGCAGAAGGGCCAGAACTTCGTCATCGACGCCAACACGGTGCGCCGCATCGTGCGCACCGCCGAGGTCCGCCCGGACGACGTGGTCGTCGAGGTCGGACCCGGCCTAGGCTCGCTGACGCTCGCCCTGCTCGAAGCCGCGGACCGGGTCGTCGCCGTCGAGATCGACGACATCCTCGCCGCCGCGCTGCCCGCCACCATCGAGGCCCGCATGCCGCGGCGCAAGGACCGCTTCGCGCTGGTCCACTCCGACGCGATGCTCGTGACCGAGCTGCCCGGCCCGGCGCCGACCGCACTCGTCGCGAACCTGCCGTACAACGTGGCCGTGCCGGTGCTGCTGACCATGCTCGACCGCTTCCCCAGCATCGAGCGGACCCTGGTCATGGTGCAGGCGGAGGTCGCCGACCGGCTCGCCGCCAAGCCCGGCAACAAGGTGTACGGAGTCCCCTCCGTCAAGGCCAACTGGTACGCGGACGTCAAGCGGGCCGGCTCCATCGGCCGCAACGTCTTCTGGCCCGCGCCGAACGTCGACTCCGGGCTCGTCTCCCTGGTCCGCCGGGCGGAGCCCGTCAAGACCACCGCGTCCAAGGCCGAGGTCTTCGCGGTCGTCGACGCCGCCTTCGCCCAGCGCCGCAAGACGCTGCGCGCGGCGCTGTCCGGCTGGGCCGGATCGGCGCCGGGCGCCGAAGCCGCGCTCGTCGCGGCCGGGATCTCCCCGCAGGCCCGCGGCGAATCCCTGACCGTCGAGGAGTTCGCGGCGATCGCCGAGCACAAGCCCGCGCCGCTGAGGCCCGCGCTGTGA